From the Polyangiaceae bacterium genome, one window contains:
- a CDS encoding MopE-related protein, with protein MTHTISNNARFGKFGISVMLVGALTLAGSLVAPRTADAQPYDCTSSDPKMWPPPAKPYFMVALDTSGSMISQVSSNNSCGYQNGVYGANTSTRMGHAKCAIRNMVNAYAGEVNFGVAQFATFMTGCGASCYGNSSNNPQPGCDINCYNAELAQTGNICTGCGPRLPTATAANRRGARVLVGMQVDTTPPPTSNVASILQWVDNNCGSNLEATNVPVDGPAFGRTPLNGMLRDMLRYFQTGWTNPDNPAETFPTPLSAADPLCRPINVILITDGDETCDSDNDVYSAAAALYNTGATFGGKNFKIKTRVINFAGGSQAKTDEIADRGDDGSDNNSATSYFATNETTLSQALASIIADAVKPEVCNNGDDNCNGCIDEGYGHFCNTGTGKTCCSWSNPTQRNTCIANYEASITPANPQGNVDLLPCTTVPQSQSSSTWLCYDPKEICDGVDNNCNGVADEGFNKCGSPLHCPIAETCNGEDDNCDGIIDNSAGSGVPYSACPGGCTPSAEICDGCDNNCNGIADDGVADIPCGFNPPANCQGVRVCQSKGVAVPVGGCVGAGQPKGFGNCGNNPQSEICDGLDNNCNGTVDEGIPATPCTPIPGLKYKEDGFPNSQCTKGLLPCNGTCTGGTGPSQEICDGIDNDCDGQIDEGVPNLGAACGLATGQCKKGVTACVGGVIVCQGGTPPQPESCNGLDDDCDGTTDNAPLTDQPAQPGCWTEPPTGCSPLCSHQNLTWCPPAGALCQGLGSLSSACQTGTLVCDGANKWKCQGGTKPTPEVCDGADNNCNGQTDESLGPPVGQACGSDVGECKKGTNVCNNGTIQCNGGQGPVTELCNGKDDDCDGTIDNGIPLGGACTPTYDTNAYPGDRTKGECKPGVTACDGNGGQICNGGVGPSPEVCDGKDNDCDGQIDEPGAAPDGINGTEDPLQPGVKIGDPCGVDKGECKQGQWACDKGKFTCAGGKGPSPEICDCADNDCDGIVDNENGSSGPPLCSPGKTCVEVQAGACQCAEPCGTGEFPCPTGSQCKQVNKSGTQQTAGDFCVSDNCGDCSKKTVNDPSTNQPLCGPSGSVGNLPECLCKGNKCVHPCEGVTCPDGQDCALQGPSAGSCQPTGNCFFFGCPDGKLCNAGACVTDPCSPNPCKADEVCKPNATFDAPRCVGTCASVTCQAGEICIEGQCTATGCSGDCPPGQYCQNDGNGNFACGPSKCDNDGGPPCSNGSVCDPTTGACGNDPCEGVACPAAQQCVDGECLWAPEAGTGGTGGGSGTGGSGNVDGGGAVDGGGTSGSGGKTTAPPEPEKGVWGLATGGGGCACRTSPPRRVPPTLIALLGVAVALAAGRRRGRRSNMQ; from the coding sequence ATGACTCACACAATTTCAAACAACGCTCGCTTCGGCAAGTTCGGCATCTCTGTGATGCTCGTCGGAGCGTTGACGCTTGCCGGTTCACTCGTCGCACCAAGAACCGCAGACGCGCAGCCCTACGACTGCACGTCCTCGGATCCAAAGATGTGGCCACCGCCTGCCAAGCCGTACTTCATGGTGGCCTTGGACACGTCCGGCTCGATGATCTCCCAGGTCAGTTCCAACAACTCCTGCGGCTACCAGAATGGCGTCTACGGAGCGAACACCTCGACGCGCATGGGACACGCCAAGTGCGCCATCCGCAACATGGTCAATGCCTATGCCGGCGAGGTGAATTTCGGTGTGGCGCAGTTCGCGACGTTCATGACGGGCTGCGGCGCTTCCTGCTACGGCAACAGCAGCAACAACCCCCAGCCCGGCTGCGACATCAATTGCTACAACGCCGAGCTGGCCCAAACCGGAAACATCTGTACCGGCTGCGGTCCGCGCCTTCCGACCGCCACGGCCGCCAATCGGCGCGGCGCGCGCGTGTTAGTGGGAATGCAGGTGGATACTACCCCGCCTCCGACCTCGAACGTGGCTTCGATTCTGCAGTGGGTGGACAACAACTGTGGCTCCAACCTGGAAGCGACGAACGTACCCGTGGACGGCCCTGCCTTTGGGCGTACGCCCCTGAATGGGATGCTGCGCGACATGCTGCGCTACTTCCAAACCGGTTGGACCAATCCCGACAACCCGGCCGAGACCTTCCCTACTCCGCTGAGCGCAGCAGATCCTCTCTGCCGCCCGATCAACGTGATCTTGATCACCGACGGCGACGAGACCTGCGATAGCGACAACGACGTCTACAGTGCAGCCGCCGCGCTCTACAACACCGGCGCCACCTTTGGCGGCAAGAACTTCAAGATCAAGACGCGCGTCATCAACTTCGCTGGTGGCAGTCAGGCGAAGACGGACGAGATCGCGGACCGTGGCGACGACGGCAGCGACAACAACAGTGCCACGTCGTACTTCGCGACCAACGAAACGACCTTGAGTCAGGCACTGGCGTCCATCATTGCTGACGCCGTCAAGCCCGAGGTTTGCAACAACGGTGACGACAACTGCAACGGTTGCATCGACGAGGGCTACGGGCACTTCTGCAACACGGGCACGGGCAAGACCTGTTGCTCCTGGTCCAACCCCACGCAGCGCAACACCTGCATCGCCAACTACGAAGCCTCCATCACCCCGGCCAACCCCCAAGGCAACGTCGACCTGTTGCCCTGCACCACGGTGCCCCAGTCGCAGAGTTCCTCCACTTGGCTCTGCTACGACCCCAAGGAGATCTGCGACGGCGTCGACAACAACTGCAATGGCGTCGCCGACGAGGGCTTCAACAAGTGTGGCAGTCCCCTGCACTGCCCCATCGCCGAGACCTGCAACGGCGAAGACGACAACTGCGACGGCATCATCGACAACTCCGCCGGCAGCGGTGTGCCCTACAGCGCCTGCCCCGGGGGCTGCACGCCCAGTGCGGAGATCTGCGACGGCTGCGACAACAACTGCAACGGCATCGCCGATGACGGCGTGGCCGACATTCCCTGCGGCTTCAACCCACCCGCCAACTGCCAGGGCGTGCGCGTGTGCCAGAGCAAGGGCGTGGCCGTGCCCGTGGGCGGCTGCGTAGGCGCGGGACAGCCCAAGGGCTTCGGCAACTGCGGCAACAACCCGCAGAGCGAGATCTGCGACGGCCTGGACAACAACTGCAACGGCACCGTGGACGAGGGCATCCCGGCCACGCCTTGCACGCCGATTCCGGGTCTGAAGTACAAGGAAGACGGCTTCCCCAACAGCCAGTGCACCAAGGGCCTCTTGCCCTGCAACGGCACCTGCACCGGTGGCACGGGCCCGAGCCAGGAGATCTGCGACGGCATCGACAACGACTGCGACGGCCAGATCGACGAAGGTGTCCCCAACCTGGGTGCCGCCTGCGGCCTGGCCACGGGCCAGTGCAAGAAGGGCGTCACGGCTTGCGTCGGCGGCGTCATCGTCTGCCAGGGTGGCACTCCACCTCAGCCCGAGAGCTGCAACGGACTGGACGACGACTGCGACGGCACCACCGACAACGCTCCGCTGACGGACCAGCCCGCCCAGCCCGGTTGCTGGACCGAGCCGCCCACGGGCTGTAGTCCCCTCTGCTCACACCAAAACCTCACCTGGTGTCCGCCCGCAGGCGCGCTGTGTCAGGGCCTCGGCTCCCTGAGCAGTGCCTGCCAGACCGGCACCCTCGTCTGTGACGGCGCCAACAAGTGGAAGTGCCAAGGCGGCACCAAGCCCACTCCCGAGGTCTGCGATGGCGCCGACAACAACTGCAACGGGCAGACCGACGAGAGCCTCGGCCCCCCCGTCGGTCAGGCCTGCGGCTCCGACGTCGGCGAGTGTAAGAAGGGCACCAACGTCTGCAACAACGGCACCATTCAGTGCAACGGCGGCCAGGGGCCCGTCACCGAGTTGTGCAACGGCAAGGACGACGACTGCGACGGCACCATCGACAACGGCATTCCCCTCGGCGGCGCCTGCACTCCCACCTACGACACCAACGCCTACCCCGGCGACCGCACCAAGGGTGAGTGCAAGCCTGGCGTCACCGCCTGCGACGGCAACGGCGGTCAGATCTGCAACGGCGGCGTCGGGCCCAGCCCCGAGGTCTGCGACGGCAAGGACAACGACTGCGACGGGCAGATCGACGAGCCTGGCGCCGCTCCCGACGGCATCAACGGCACCGAGGACCCACTGCAGCCGGGCGTCAAGATTGGCGACCCCTGCGGCGTCGACAAGGGCGAGTGCAAGCAGGGGCAGTGGGCTTGCGACAAGGGCAAGTTCACCTGCGCCGGCGGCAAGGGCCCCAGCCCCGAGATCTGCGACTGCGCCGACAACGACTGCGACGGCATCGTCGACAACGAAAACGGCAGCTCGGGGCCGCCTCTGTGCAGCCCTGGCAAGACCTGTGTGGAGGTGCAAGCCGGAGCTTGTCAGTGCGCCGAGCCTTGCGGCACCGGCGAGTTCCCCTGTCCCACGGGCAGTCAGTGCAAGCAGGTCAACAAGAGCGGCACTCAGCAGACCGCCGGCGACTTCTGCGTCAGCGACAACTGCGGTGACTGCAGCAAGAAGACCGTCAACGACCCCAGCACCAACCAACCCCTGTGCGGACCCAGTGGCAGCGTGGGCAACCTGCCCGAGTGCTTGTGCAAGGGCAACAAGTGCGTCCACCCCTGTGAGGGCGTCACCTGTCCCGACGGACAAGACTGTGCTTTGCAAGGACCCAGCGCCGGAAGCTGTCAGCCCACGGGCAACTGCTTCTTCTTCGGCTGTCCCGACGGCAAGCTCTGCAACGCTGGCGCTTGCGTCACCGACCCCTGCTCGCCCAATCCCTGCAAGGCCGACGAGGTCTGCAAGCCCAACGCCACCTTCGATGCTCCGCGCTGCGTGGGCACTTGTGCCAGCGTCACTTGTCAGGCGGGTGAGATCTGCATCGAGGGGCAGTGCACCGCGACCGGCTGCAGCGGCGACTGCCCGCCCGGCCAGTACTGCCAGAACGACGGCAACGGCAACTTCGCCTGTGGGCCCAGCAAGTGCGACAACGACGGCGGCCCGCCCTGCTCCAACGGCTCTGTCTGCGATCCGACCACCGGCGCCTGCGGCAACGACCCCTGCGAAGGCGTGGCCTGTCCCGCGGCTCAGCAGTGCGTCGACGGCGAGTGTCTCTGGGCTCCCGAGGCCGGAACGGGCGGAACCGGGGGCGGCTCTGGGACCGGCGGCTCCGGCAACGTCGATGGTGGCGGCGCCGTCGATGGCGGCGGTACGAGCGGCTCCGGCGGCAAGACCACGGCGCCCCCGGAACCCGAGAAGGGCGTTTGGGGCCTCGCCACCGGTGGCGGCGGCTGCGCCTGCCGTACCAGCCCGCCGCGACGAGTGCCCCCAACCTTGATTGCCCTATTGGGCGTGGCTGTGGCGCTGGCTGCGGGCCGGCGCCGCGGCCGCAGGAGCAACATGCAATGA